The Arachis hypogaea cultivar Tifrunner chromosome 19, arahy.Tifrunner.gnm2.J5K5, whole genome shotgun sequence genome has a window encoding:
- the LOC112778684 gene encoding bet1-like SNARE 1-1, which yields MEMSDGKTVKLDARNSRVALFDGIEEGGIRASSLYSSYNEIDEQDNERAMGGLQDRVSLLKRISSDIHEEVDSHNRMLDRMGNDMDSSRGVLSGTVDKFKMVCGLWNCKTIWLLQ from the exons ATGGAGATGTCTGATGGAAAGACTGTAAAACT AGACGCCCGAAACAGCAGAGTTGCTCTGTTTGACGGCATTGAGGAGGGAGGCATCCGAGCATCATCACTTTACTCCTCCTAcaatgaaattgatgaacaagatAACGAGCGAGCAATGGGTGGATTGCAAGATAGAGTCAGTTTGTTGAAAAGA ATCTCAAGTGATATACACGAGGAGGTGGATAGTCATAACCGGATGCTGGACCGCATG GGGAATGACATGGATTCTTCAAGAGGAGTTCTTTCAGGAACTGTGGACAAATTCAAAATGGTATGTGGATTgtggaattgtaaaaccatatgGCTTTTGCAGTAG